From Sceloporus undulatus isolate JIND9_A2432 ecotype Alabama chromosome 6, SceUnd_v1.1, whole genome shotgun sequence, one genomic window encodes:
- the KREMEN2 gene encoding kremen protein 2: protein MPWVVFGLLLVLLRGSRALQRAELSECFMVNGADYRGSQNRTSLGSTGRACLYWNQTREHAYNTAKYPNGEWGLGSHNYCRNPDGDVQPWCYISENEEGIYWKYCDIPTCHMPGYVGCFLDSGTPPALSGSSGTSTKLTVQVCLSFCRKRGYKFAGVEAGYACFCGHEGDVRRSQPVSAVECDQVCFGKSSELCGGDGRIGIYNVSLGACQGNFSESSGVIYSPQFPDDYEADSNCSWALHPAGYDSVELTFRIFDVHDPNDRLELRDGHSNVLLAQFDGRWRPGTPLLFPTDYLLLSFQSDQLLQAQGFAILYRGVKGSSVNLRTLPGDGSRLAPTSSDWLNSTWTYSASDPAIGVGAWVMYTATGTFILAIILISYHLRKRTCLFVQKKTGSSLVPFSSKGPRSRCQCLGGEAWAVAYRHTRVVICTTRGAPHHRPLHNSGGGAGDDEASSDCSCLCHSYENLSSTNQSSLKSLISTI, encoded by the exons ATGCCCTGGGTGGTCTTTGGCCTCTTGCTGGTGCTCCTTCGAGGGTCCCGGGCTCTGCAAAGAGCAG AGTTATCTGAATGTTTTATGGTGAATGGGGCTGATTATCGGGGTTCACAGAACAGGACCTCACTTGGGAGCACTGGGCGTGCCTGCCTCTACTGGAATCAGACTCGCGAGCATGCCTACAACACAGCCAAGTACCCCAATGGCGAGTGGGGCCTGGGCAGTCACAACTATTGCCGGAATCCAGACGGTGATGTGCAGCCCTGGTGCTACATCTCAGAGAATGAGGAAGGCATCTACTGGAAGTACTGCGACATCCCGACTTGCCACA TGCCTGGCTATGTTGGTTGCTTCCTGGACTCTGGGACACCTCCAGCATTGAGCGGAAGCAGCGGCACTTCCACCAAACTCACAGTGCAAGTTTGCCTCAGTTTCTGCCGCAAGCGAGGTTACAag TTTGCTGGTGTGGAAGCTGGGTATGCCTGTTTCTGTGGCCATGAAGGGGATGTCCGGCGTAGCCAGCCAGTGAGTGCTGTGGAATGTGACCAAGTTTGCTTTGGAAAGTCCAGTGAGCTGTGCGGAGGGGATGGCCGGATAGGCATATACAATG TCTCCCTAGGTGCCTGCCAGGGAAACTTCAGTGAATCGTCTGGAGTGATCTACTCTCCACAGTTTCCAGATGACTATGAGGCTGACAGCAACTGCAGTTGGGCCCTGCATCCTGCGGGCTATGATTCTGTGGAGCTCACTTTCCGGATCTTTGATGTACATGACCCCAATGACCGCCTGGAGCTGCGGGATGGACACAGCAATGTGTTGTTGGCCCAGTTTGATGGGCGCTGGAGGCCAGGGACTCCGCTGCTCTTTCCCACTGActatctgctcctctccttccagTCAGACCAGCTTTTGCAAGCTCAGGGCTTTGCCATCTTGTACAGAG GGGTGAAGGGTTCCTCAGTGAATTTGCGAACCCTTCCAGGTGATGGATCTCGTCTCGCCCCGACCTCCTCGGATTGGCTGAACTCCACCTGGACCTACAGTGCCAGTGACCCTGCCATTGGAGTGGGAG CTTGGGTGATGTACACGGCAACAGGGACCTTCATCCTAGCCATTATCCTCATCTCATACCATCTGCGCAAGAG GACTTGCCTTTTTGTGCAGAAGAAGACGGGCAGTTCTCTAGTCCCTTTCTCCTCCAAAGGTCCACGGAGCCGCTGCCAGTGCCTTGGGGGTGAGGCATGGGCTGTGGCCTACCGACATACCCGTGTGGTGATTTGCACCACGCGTGGTGCCCCGCACCATCGCCCTTTGCACAACAGTGGTGGGGGTGCCGGGGATGACGAAGCCTCTTCAGACTGCTCCTGCCTGTGCCACAGTTATGAGAACCTTTCTTCCACCAACCAATCCTCTCTCAAATCTCTCATCTCCACCATATGA